Part of the Podospora pseudopauciseta strain CBS 411.78 chromosome 7 map unlocalized CBS411.78m_7.2, whole genome shotgun sequence genome, ATACGACATGCATTTCTTCTACCATGGCTCCAGGCTAGGCCTGCTTTGTGGAACAACCTCAGAGGTGAGGTCGGAAGGTCGCTTAGATAAAGATCTATCCGACTTGGTTCATTCGTAACTCTACTCACCAATATCCGGCAAATCACATCTCCACAGCCCTACCCAGCCGCGCCTCTCATATTCAGTCTACATCTGCCTGAATATCCCCACCTATGATTTCGCGTCAAAGATTCCCCGAGGGTGGGAACTCACTTAAGCTCCCAGTTTGCCAAGAATATCTATTGTTTTTCGGATGCCGGCAAGTGTTGTTATAGGATTTCATCTATCTCTACTCTATTACTGACCGAGCTGCAGTTAACTCATGGCTTTGTCAACATGGCCGGTTCCTTCTTTAAGATGAGACCTTCCCTTTGTTTGATGGACTTACCATAGCTCGTTTTTCAACCCGTTCCCGTATCTACACCTGAAGCCTCGACAATGAAGTCCCTCTTCCTAGCCCTTCCGGGCCTGGCCCACGCGGCTCTTCGTTTCGGTTGCTCGACACTGACTATCGAGCGTCTCGACCCAGTTGTTGAGCCTGGGAATAACCCCTCTGCCCATGTTCACCAAGTCGTTGGTGGAAACGCGTTCAACGCTACTGTTGACACCTCGGTAGATGTTGGAAACCGCGCGACCTGCACCACCTGCATCTTTTCCGAAGACAAATCCAACTACTGGACCGCCACACTGTATTTCCGTGCCCGAAATGGATCATACCACAAGGTGCCCCAGTACCCCAACGCTGTCTTCCACGACGGACAAGTCGGTGGCATGACCATCTACTACACACAACAGGACTTCTGGGACAATGGAAACCAAAAGATCACGAGCTTCCCTCCTGGTTTCAGGATGACTGTTGGCAGCCCTACCACCGAGACTCGGGAGCAAGCCCAGCAGTACAAGGGGCTGAGGTACACCTGTCTACAAGACATTCTCACTCGTGGTAGTGAGACATATGACTTCCCCAAGCAGCCTTGCCCCGCTGGAATTATGGCTATTCATCACTTCCCCGCGTAGGTTCTTTCTGATGCATTGCAACGTTTGCAGTGACACTGACTGACATCATCTGTTCTCAGTTGCTGGGATGGCAAGAACCTGGACTCACCCGATCACCAATCCCACATGTTCCTCACCGGTCACGGCGGGTTCCGAGTTGCCGACCCTTGCCCGGCTTCCCACCCCGTCCGCATGCCCCAAGTTGCGTATGAGACCATGTGGGACACTTCTGTGTTCAACGACAAGGACCTTTGGCCTGAGGATGGTTCGCAGCCGTTTATCTGGTCAACTGGTGATACAAAGGGGTACTCCACCCACGCTGACTACTTGTTTGGCTGGGAGGGTGACTCGCTGCAGAGGGCCATGGATTCCAACTGCTTCTTCCAACGGTGCTCGCTGGGCAAGTATCCAGAGGGTGTGCTCAAAGTCCAGACACCCGAGGAGCAGAATGCTTGCAAGATTGAAACGACGGTCAAAGAGCCGGTGGATGGCTGTAAGTTTGCCCCTCTCCAATCTTTGTTTGAGGCAAAAAGCTGATAGACAACTTCAACAGGGCTTGACTACCTTCCTGGCAAGCCGGAGACTGCTCTGCGTCGCTAAGAGAGGATGCTTCCATGGTGGCCACTAGACTGTAGCGCTGGAAGATGGAACCATagggttggagagggttgcACTTCAGGAAGTAGATCCGGCATCAAGACATACATATACAAGAGCCATTTGTCAGATTTACCAAATCATGATGAAAAGATGCGCTGCTTTGAAGcttgtcttcttcttttggttACCATACTCCCACCTTTCCTCTCTCCTTTTATCCAGCACACAATCCACATCTTAGGCCCGGATGCTCTGCCGAAGACACTGCCATTCTCAACCGGTAACCGACATCCTTCCCAGCTCTAGACAACCGGCAAAACTCTTGGCGCGCGGGTGGGATATTGACCATGTTGAACCTCATAGGCCAGAATGGACGATCAGGATGCGGAAATATTGCGAGCACTCTATACTCATCTCGTGGAAAGAGTTACACAGGGGAGGACGTGCTATTGCCACGGGCGCTCTGGACCGCAATCCTGCACAGCACAATGGAAAGATAACACGGGTTTGAGGCAGCCACGATCATCGGTTTTCCATTCTTCTtcccatcatccatcccctcaTCCACAGGCAGTCCCTTGGTCAGGCCAAGATGTTGAAGTTTGGTCTTGTTGTCTTAGCCTTCATTGGCATCTGCTCCGCCCAGACGGGTGTCGAGCTCGACCGGCCTATGCTCGGTCCCCCTGGATCACCGCCACGCAGAAGCCCGGTTGCCATGTTGCGCTTTGGCTGCTCGCAGGTTGTGATTGAGCGTCTGGATCCGTAAGTGCTTCTCGACATTAAACCAGCAGAAGGGCGGCTGGAGCTAACCTCCAAGACAAGACTCGTCAACCCAGGCCaaaacccatcatcccacaTGCACCAAATCGTGGGAGGAAAcgccttctcggcctccatGCCCCTCGAAGACatctccgccctctccacctgcACGACCTGCCACTTCCAAGAAGACCACTCCAACTACTGGACCGCCAACCTCTACTTCCGCGCACGCAACGGCACCTACAAACGTGTTCCTCAGATGGCCAACGAGTTCAACACCGGCGACAACGGTGGTATTACCGTGTACTATACATCCCCAGCGCCGAATGCCACGACTGCTTTCAAGCCTGGCTTTCGCATGCTGGCCGGCGATGTGAACCTACGCAAGTCAGAGGGTCTCGGTCGGAACATGCAGCAGTGCTATCGGTGTTATACCAAGGAGAACTTTGGAGGGAGCATGTACAGCCCGTGCATGGACCCTGTTTATGATACGGACCATCTTCCCAAGATACCCTGTCCTGGCGGGATCAGGTCTAATATCATCTTTCCGCTGTGCTGGGATGGCGTCAACTTGGATAGTCCAAACCACAAGGATCACGTTGCGCATCCCATCACAGGACCAACATCGTTTTCCGTTGTCGGCGGAGAATGCCCCAAGTCACATCCTGTCAAGATACCGCAGGTCATGTACGAAGTGATGTGGGACACGAGACCGTTCAACAACCCGGAAGACTGGCCGGAGGATGGAAGTCAGCCTTTGGTGTTGTCGAATGGTGATACGTGAGTTTATTTCAGCTCTGGGTTGACAGCTCAAGTCAATTGTGGTGGTATACTGACGCTGGAACAGAACCGGGTATGGCCAACATGGCGATTATGTCTTTGGCTGGGAAAAGGATTCCCTTCAAGTCGCGATGGACACGGGGTGTTATCTGCGAAATTGCAGTAGCTTGACTGAGCTGCCGCCAAAGGTCAAGAACCAGTGCCAGGTGCCGGTCAGTGCAACGGTTGATGGAGATTTGGATGAGTGCAAGTTACCccccacctttttttttttttgattaTATTGTGTTTTGAAGCTGTAGAGCTAATGGAATGACAGGGCTTACTGAGCTGCCGGGTGGTGGCCATGGTGAGTAGGGCATGGGAATGCCAGTAGAAACAATTGGGTGGAGTGGTAGATGTGACATTTGCCACAGCATAAGCCCACAGCCGCAGATTGTGGTACACTGCCCCTGAGCCACGTGGATGGCCCTCCCGTGCCGTGTGCCTGCCTTGGGTGGCTACGTCATTGTCAACTTCGTGTTACGCTCGTGGTTcatataattattattattcaTTTCCTCGACTCCGTTATTTTTTTGCTCACTTCAAGACATCTCTCTTGATAAACTCCCATACTCACCGATTCATCATGGCACAAGCCAAAACAACTTCACTCGTCCTTGCTGACGCCGACCACCTCATCTACAacacctcttccacccctcccactgCAGTCTACGGCCTCAGCACGAACATCGAATCGCTCACTTACAAAGACTCCTCCCTGAACTTCAGTCGCGCGCTCCATCAAAAaacggcatcatcatcaacactcGAATCAGACCCCGCGACACAACAAGAAGGCGACCGCCTCTACAACCTCgtccaccccctcaacgcAGACTACCGCACCGACATCCCCGCccacttcttcctcaccTGCCATtccccatccttctcctccgtaGGCAACATTAAACTCGCCACCTCCaaatccctcctctccagcaaACCTGACAAGATCAAAGCGGTGCACTACCCCAACCGCACAGCATCGACCTCCCCACTATTCCCCGACGAAGATGTCATTGAAAAGGTTCTCTTCACATGCAGCAAACAAACATTTGGCAAGGGCTACACCTGGACAAACTCGCAAAACAAGGAAGTGGCACGAGAGGAAGAGCTCAAGGACGGGGATGCTGTCAAGGGCAGAAGGTTGATTTTCACAAGTGGACAAATCACCCAGGAGGAACAAGACGCCCTTGTTGCAGTTTGGGTTCTGAAACGGTGGGTGGAAgtggccgaggagaaggaattCAAGAAGGAAGCGCTGGACAAGCTGTCTCCAGCCGAGCAAGCGGCCATGGATATGAAGTGGTTCAAGcgggcgggggggttggccGGATTGGCGGCTGCGGGAGGGGCTTGCTGAGGGGGCTGTGCCGTAGCCTGGGGCTAGGATCGGGTGtctgttggggttgaagagcGGTACACGGGCTGTGTAACTGTCGATC contains:
- a CDS encoding uncharacterized protein (COG:S; EggNog:ENOG503P00U); protein product: MLKFGLVVLAFIGICSAQTGVELDRPMLGPPGSPPRRSPVAMLRFGCSQVVIERLDPLVNPGQNPSSHMHQIVGGNAFSASMPLEDISALSTCTTCHFQEDHSNYWTANLYFRARNGTYKRVPQMANEFNTGDNGGITVYYTSPAPNATTAFKPGFRMLAGDVNLRKSEGLGRNMQQCYRCYTKENFGGSMYSPCMDPVYDTDHLPKIPCPGGIRSNIIFPLCWDGVNLDSPNHKDHVAHPITGPTSFSVVGGECPKSHPVKIPQVMYEVMWDTRPFNNPEDWPEDGSQPLVLSNGDTTGYGQHGDYVFGWEKDSLQVAMDTGCYLRNCSSLTELPPKVKNQCQVPTSLLINSHTHRFIMAQAKTTSLVLADADHLIYNTSSTPPTAVYGLSTNIESLTYKDSSLNFSRALHQKTASSSTLESDPATQQEGDRLYNLVHPLNADYRTDIPAHFFLTCHSPSFSSVGNIKLATSKSLLSSKPDKIKAVHYPNRTASTSPLFPDEDVIEKVLFTCSKQTFGKGYTWTNSQNKEVAREEELKDGDAVKGRRLIFTSGQITQEEQDALVAVWVLKRWVEVAEEKEFKKEALDKLSPAEQAAMDMKWFKRAGGLAGLAAAGGAC
- a CDS encoding uncharacterized protein (COG:S; EggNog:ENOG503NYCV); amino-acid sequence: MKSLFLALPGLAHAALRFGCSTLTIERLDPVVEPGNNPSAHVHQVVGGNAFNATVDTSVDVGNRATCTTCIFSEDKSNYWTATLYFRARNGSYHKVPQYPNAVFHDGQVGGMTIYYTQQDFWDNGNQKITSFPPGFRMTVGSPTTETREQAQQYKGLRYTCLQDILTRGSETYDFPKQPCPAGIMAIHHFPACWDGKNLDSPDHQSHMFLTGHGGFRVADPCPASHPVRMPQVAYETMWDTSVFNDKDLWPEDGSQPFIWSTGDTKGYSTHADYLFGWEGDSLQRAMDSNCFFQRCSLGKYPEGVLKVQTPEEQNACKIETTVKEPVDGWLDYLPGKPETALRR